A DNA window from Synergistaceae bacterium contains the following coding sequences:
- a CDS encoding purine-binding chemotaxis protein CheW, protein MQKLDASRKTVDQDFRDLDVEALGEEHINLVFTLGRENFGVDVNLVREIVRVPSFITRVPNAPAYIRGVINLRGTIVPVFDMHLKIGMAGRPLTDEARIVVIAINDVTFGMIVNSVREVLTIYDSQLEVATKLSSSIDRRYVLWVAKPADDRLILLLDVSSLFELDQILDDSE, encoded by the coding sequence ATTCAGAAATTAGATGCTTCACGTAAAACAGTAGATCAAGATTTCAGAGATTTAGACGTTGAGGCACTCGGAGAAGAGCATATAAATTTAGTGTTCACTCTTGGCCGTGAAAATTTCGGCGTTGATGTTAATTTAGTACGTGAGATTGTCAGAGTCCCGTCATTTATTACGCGAGTCCCTAATGCACCGGCATATATTCGCGGAGTAATTAATTTGCGCGGTACGATTGTCCCCGTTTTTGATATGCACTTGAAAATAGGGATGGCCGGCCGTCCTCTTACTGATGAAGCTAGAATAGTTGTAATTGCGATAAATGATGTAACGTTCGGAATGATTGTAAATTCTGTTCGTGAAGTCCTGACGATTTATGACTCTCAATTAGAAGTCGCTACAAAATTATCGTCGTCGATTGATAGGCGTTATGTTTTATGGGTAGCAAAGCCTGCTGATGACAGATTGATTTTGCTGCTTGACGTGTCGAGTCTGTTCGAGCTTGACCAGATTTTGGACGACAGCGAATAA